The [Eubacterium] siraeum genome contains a region encoding:
- a CDS encoding DUF4363 family protein — translation MGRITACAAIVIAMVAFALYGYNYSGTCARRIYLAADEITQAVDENDTAKAIEKADLAEQLWRKMSQHTIFVEDTECDNEIAMSLARIKVFAENGEDDIYSECAVLKRLIELYITRQQITPASVF, via the coding sequence ATGGGTCGAATTACCGCCTGTGCGGCAATAGTCATAGCTATGGTGGCTTTTGCCCTTTACGGCTACAATTATTCAGGCACCTGTGCAAGAAGGATCTACCTTGCCGCCGACGAGATTACACAGGCGGTTGATGAAAACGACACCGCAAAAGCCATCGAAAAGGCAGACCTTGCCGAACAGCTTTGGCGGAAAATGTCGCAGCATACCATCTTTGTTGAGGATACCGAATGCGACAACGAAATAGCTATGAGCCTTGCCAGAATAAAAGTATTTGCCGAAAACGGCGAGGACGATATTTATTCCGAATGCGCCGTGCTTAAACGCCTTATCGAGCTGTATATCACCCGCCAGCAGATAACGCCGGCAAGCGTATTCTGA
- a CDS encoding DUF421 domain-containing protein, with translation MLIIIIRSVLLYILIVFALRLMGKKQLAQLQPSELVTTILISNIATLSLEDSTVPMIYGVIPILMIVCMDVFMSFIMLKNSRFRRLVTGTPQIIITDGIIDRKVMKHLRYSVDELMEAMRECMIFDISQVQYAIVETTGKINFYQKSRYRNVENGDVGIQVTNCDPPCLLIKDGEINYPGLRRWNGDEAKLREMIKSMKLDIKDIFLLTDSTDKGIYTVLKSNDKYGTKPICKAEDK, from the coding sequence ATGCTGATAATAATTATCCGTTCCGTGCTTTTGTACATTCTTATAGTATTCGCCCTGCGTCTTATGGGCAAAAAACAGCTTGCTCAGTTACAGCCCTCCGAGCTTGTAACGACAATACTTATATCCAATATCGCCACGTTGTCGCTTGAGGATTCGACCGTCCCGATGATATACGGAGTTATCCCGATACTGATGATAGTCTGCATGGACGTTTTCATGTCTTTTATTATGCTCAAGAATTCACGCTTCCGCCGCCTTGTGACAGGCACACCTCAGATAATCATTACCGACGGCATAATCGACCGCAAGGTTATGAAGCACCTTCGCTACAGCGTTGACGAGCTTATGGAAGCAATGCGTGAATGTATGATATTCGATATTTCACAGGTGCAGTACGCAATAGTAGAAACGACCGGCAAGATAAATTTCTATCAGAAAAGCCGTTACCGCAACGTTGAAAACGGCGACGTCGGGATTCAGGTGACAAACTGCGATCCGCCCTGCCTGCTTATAAAGGACGGCGAAATAAACTATCCCGGACTTCGCCGCTGGAACGGCGATGAAGCAAAACTGCGTGAAATGATTAAAAGTATGAAGCTCGATATAAAGGATATTTTTCTGCTCACAGACAGCACCGACAAAGGCATTTATACAGTGCTTAAAAGCAATGACAAATACGGCACAAAGCCGATATGTAAAGCGGAGGATAAATAA
- a CDS encoding GNAT family N-acetyltransferase, with the protein MVFEKIRKNDREEYLAMEHDFYHSPAVLHPIPDENHERTFNVLMEDSPYAVCYMFRSDDKKEVYGFALLALTYSNEAGGIVVWLEEIYVKPEHRCKGITGEFFKFIEKEYADAARIRLETEPDNERAVRLYERNGFTKLGYSQMYKDN; encoded by the coding sequence ATGGTATTTGAAAAAATAAGAAAAAATGACCGTGAAGAATATCTCGCTATGGAGCATGATTTCTATCATTCTCCCGCTGTGCTTCACCCTATACCCGATGAAAACCACGAGCGCACCTTCAATGTGCTGATGGAGGATTCGCCGTATGCGGTGTGCTATATGTTCCGCAGTGACGATAAAAAAGAGGTTTACGGCTTTGCACTGCTTGCACTTACTTATTCAAACGAGGCGGGCGGTATTGTGGTGTGGCTTGAGGAGATATATGTAAAGCCGGAGCATCGCTGTAAGGGCATAACCGGAGAATTTTTTAAGTTTATTGAAAAGGAATATGCCGATGCTGCAAGAATCCGTCTTGAAACAGAGCCTGACAACGAAAGAGCGGTAAGACTGTACGAAAGAAACGGATTCACAAAACTCGGCTATTCGCAGATGTATAAAGATAATTAA
- a CDS encoding PocR ligand-binding domain-containing protein produces MAEKEITLLDVIDRAQLQSLQDAFAKATGMAALATDKSGPVTQLSCPTDFCMNYTRKSSVGCERCNLCDLKGGEQASRTGKPAVYYCHGGLVDFASPIIVNGKQIGSLIGGQVLTEEPDLDKFRAIAKEIDVDPDEYVEAVKKVPIVSEEKVNNAAELLYKMAQALSQVGYEKYRITEEHKEADILFDEVRSDYEDINGNVDDLNSAIEVLSAEFDTLREKASESAKAVAQTDSILKYIQNVATQMTLLGFNASIEAKHVGEAGAGFNVIAQEVRQLAEQTSNQTRSIEDVLGSVRSSISAIDKEITLAVGKIETNIATVKSLSSKIAQTSEKIDKISKNQN; encoded by the coding sequence ATGGCTGAAAAAGAAATTACTTTACTTGACGTTATAGACAGAGCGCAGCTGCAGTCCCTGCAGGACGCATTTGCAAAGGCTACCGGTATGGCTGCATTGGCTACAGATAAAAGCGGTCCCGTCACCCAGCTTTCATGTCCTACCGATTTCTGCATGAACTATACGAGAAAATCGAGCGTAGGCTGTGAGCGTTGCAATCTCTGCGACCTTAAGGGCGGCGAGCAGGCAAGCAGAACAGGTAAGCCTGCGGTATATTATTGCCACGGCGGACTTGTCGATTTTGCTTCCCCGATAATCGTAAACGGCAAACAGATCGGCTCGCTTATAGGCGGACAGGTGCTTACCGAAGAACCGGATCTTGACAAGTTCCGTGCAATAGCAAAGGAGATTGACGTTGATCCCGATGAATATGTGGAAGCTGTAAAGAAAGTGCCGATAGTTTCCGAAGAAAAGGTAAACAATGCCGCCGAGCTTTTATACAAGATGGCTCAGGCACTTTCGCAGGTCGGCTACGAAAAGTACCGCATAACCGAGGAGCATAAAGAAGCGGATATTCTTTTCGATGAAGTACGCTCCGACTACGAGGATATAAACGGAAACGTTGACGATCTCAATTCCGCTATCGAAGTTCTTTCCGCAGAGTTCGACACACTTCGCGAAAAGGCTTCCGAGTCAGCAAAGGCTGTCGCACAGACCGACTCTATACTTAAGTACATACAGAATGTCGCTACACAGATGACCCTGCTCGGCTTCAATGCGTCTATTGAAGCAAAGCACGTCGGCGAGGCAGGCGCAGGCTTCAACGTAATAGCGCAGGAGGTAAGACAGCTTGCCGAGCAGACCTCAAACCAGACACGGAGCATTGAAGATGTGCTTGGCAGTGTCCGTTCATCAATTTCCGCTATTGATAAGGAGATCACCTTAGCGGTAGGAAAGATTGAAACCAACATCGCTACAGTAAAATCACTCAGCTCAAAAATCGCACAGACCTCAGAAAAAATCGACAAAATCAGCAAAAACCAGAACTGA
- a CDS encoding glycogen synthase, with translation MKILYAASEAQPVAASGGLADVAGSLPKALVEEGHEACVVVPLYVNTIKQQWRDQMTYVTNFSVPVGWRNQYCGLFTAKINNVTYYFLDNEYYFKRDFGLYGYYDDAERYAFFSRAVLEMLKVIDFKPQIINSNDWQCALIPVYYSIFYRNDEKLWGIKNVFTIHNIQYQGRYGMEILEDVLGIPKHFASLMEYDRDINLMKAAIEVADKVTTVSPTYSKEILDPWFSHGLDRALSDKQYKTCGFLNGIDTDMYNPATDPSIPANFTVSKKAGKKICTQKLLEEVGLPQGEEPVLGMVSRLVEHKGFDLVKCVFDDIINLGYKVVILGSGEAQYEQFFHEMRWKYPDRVAFTCGYIPDLAKKIYAGANMFLMPSKSEPCGLAQMISLRYGTIPIVRKTGGLADSIVDCGDENGTGYTFQSYNAHDMLYAVKRAKDCYWNKTEWNKLVTRAMKADFSWKQSAKLYIGLYKELAGEQ, from the coding sequence ATGAAGATCCTTTATGCAGCAAGTGAAGCTCAGCCGGTAGCGGCTTCGGGCGGACTTGCGGATGTTGCAGGCTCACTTCCCAAAGCACTCGTTGAAGAAGGCCATGAGGCTTGCGTTGTAGTACCTCTCTATGTGAATACGATAAAACAGCAGTGGCGTGATCAGATGACGTATGTTACAAATTTTTCTGTGCCGGTAGGCTGGAGAAATCAGTATTGCGGACTTTTCACGGCAAAGATAAATAATGTTACATATTATTTTCTTGATAACGAGTATTATTTCAAGCGTGATTTCGGACTTTACGGTTATTATGACGATGCGGAAAGATATGCTTTCTTCTCCCGCGCCGTTCTTGAAATGCTCAAGGTCATCGACTTCAAGCCTCAGATAATAAATTCTAACGACTGGCAGTGCGCTCTTATACCTGTATACTACAGCATTTTCTACAGAAACGATGAAAAGCTGTGGGGCATAAAGAATGTATTTACTATACACAACATTCAGTACCAGGGCAGATACGGTATGGAGATACTTGAGGATGTTCTGGGTATACCCAAGCACTTCGCTTCTCTTATGGAATATGACAGGGATATAAACCTTATGAAAGCCGCCATTGAGGTTGCAGACAAGGTCACAACGGTATCTCCGACATATTCGAAGGAAATACTCGACCCGTGGTTCTCACACGGTCTTGACAGGGCGCTTTCGGACAAGCAGTACAAGACCTGCGGTTTCCTGAACGGCATAGACACGGATATGTACAACCCTGCTACAGATCCTTCAATCCCTGCAAACTTCACGGTTTCAAAGAAGGCAGGCAAGAAGATATGCACGCAGAAGCTGCTTGAAGAAGTAGGACTTCCTCAGGGTGAGGAGCCGGTTCTCGGTATGGTATCAAGACTTGTTGAGCATAAGGGCTTTGATCTTGTAAAGTGTGTGTTTGATGATATAATAAATCTCGGCTACAAGGTAGTTATATTAGGCTCGGGCGAGGCTCAGTACGAGCAGTTCTTCCACGAGATGCGCTGGAAATATCCCGACAGAGTGGCGTTTACCTGCGGATATATCCCTGACCTTGCAAAGAAAATCTATGCCGGAGCGAATATGTTCCTTATGCCCAGTAAGAGCGAGCCGTGCGGACTTGCACAGATGATCTCTCTGCGTTACGGCACTATCCCGATAGTACGCAAAACGGGCGGTCTTGCTGACAGCATAGTTGACTGCGGAGATGAGAACGGTACAGGCTATACCTTCCAGTCATATAACGCTCACGATATGCTCTATGCGGTAAAGAGAGCGAAGGATTGCTACTGGAACAAGACAGAGTGGAACAAGCTGGTCACCAGAGCTATGAAGGCGGATTTCAGCTGGAAGCAGTCGGCTAAGCTGTATATCGGTCTTTACAAGGAGCTTGCAGGAGAGCAGTAA
- a CDS encoding calcium/sodium antiporter yields MLIAVIALVIGAALYVMSMVGVNINANVICSLGVLIVGFAMLIKGADLFVEGASKIAAKFKIPQIVIGLTIVAMGTSAPEAAISISAAFQDAAAISIGNVVGSNIMNILLILGVSALITNLKIKPNTLKFEIPFVVIITAVLLLLGWIGGGLDKIDGVIMLVLFAAFLGYLFYLYKKGDDSSADEVPQLTEKDKIPVLILITLIGLVSIVLGSDLTVASAKSIAQVIGVDDRTISLTVVAFGTSLPELITCIAASLKKKSDIAIGNIIGSNIFNILFVVGLASICSPSVLTFGEAFIIDTIVAIATAVLLGLLVLRKKELTRAGGIIMLVAYAGYFAYLFINPLGLA; encoded by the coding sequence ATGTTAATTGCGGTAATCGCTCTTGTGATAGGCGCTGCACTGTATGTTATGAGTATGGTCGGCGTGAATATCAATGCAAATGTTATATGCTCGCTCGGCGTGCTGATAGTGGGATTCGCTATGCTGATAAAGGGTGCGGATCTGTTTGTTGAGGGTGCGTCAAAAATTGCGGCTAAATTTAAAATTCCGCAGATAGTAATAGGTCTTACGATAGTGGCGATGGGAACTTCTGCGCCTGAGGCGGCTATCAGTATAAGTGCGGCGTTTCAGGATGCGGCGGCTATTTCGATAGGTAACGTGGTGGGCAGTAATATTATGAACATACTGCTGATACTCGGCGTAAGCGCACTGATAACAAACCTTAAGATAAAGCCGAACACGCTTAAATTCGAGATACCGTTTGTTGTGATCATAACCGCTGTATTACTGCTGCTCGGCTGGATAGGCGGAGGACTTGACAAGATAGACGGCGTTATCATGCTGGTGCTTTTTGCGGCGTTCTTAGGCTATCTGTTCTACCTTTACAAGAAGGGTGACGACAGCTCGGCAGATGAAGTGCCGCAGCTTACCGAAAAGGACAAGATACCCGTACTGATACTTATCACTCTTATAGGGCTTGTGAGCATCGTACTCGGCAGCGACCTTACGGTTGCATCTGCAAAGAGCATAGCGCAGGTAATAGGAGTGGATGACAGGACTATCTCGCTGACCGTTGTTGCATTCGGCACATCGCTGCCGGAGCTTATAACCTGCATTGCGGCTTCGCTCAAGAAGAAATCGGATATTGCTATAGGCAACATAATCGGCAGTAACATTTTCAATATATTGTTCGTTGTAGGTCTGGCATCAATATGCTCACCGAGCGTACTGACCTTCGGTGAGGCATTTATCATTGATACGATAGTTGCGATAGCTACTGCTGTACTGCTGGGTCTGCTCGTTTTACGCAAAAAGGAGCTTACAAGAGCGGGCGGTATAATTATGCTCGTTGCTTACGCAGGATATTTTGCGTATCTGTTTATTAATCCGTTAGGGCTTGCGTGA
- a CDS encoding extracellular solute-binding protein has product MKKTTKKISAAALALVMGATAFTGCSGSTNSTPGGTDSAASTTSGGAATGSQKIMSSNENVKSAVDNVSVAEDYKDIKVDTKLKFMAWYDIQEASPAVELFKTLYGTPKNKPEGYETVADENVFVNVKVSNYNNRYLDLAKLVQSDESPDTFPFETSNYPYGIYQNLFQTIDGVVDTNTEDWVDYKPIIDKFNWGGKVYTPIVDVNPATLLWYRKSIIEENGFDDPWELFEKGEWTWSKCIEMARKFTDPDNAKYAFDGYGLDHAFIATTGKPLIGLENGKLVSNLYDANIEKCMDMLRTFDDTQEQLRYPREIENNWTPSYNEWADGNTLFIEDGTWRYEETWRKFKKKNKWEDDEINFVPFPQMDGADTYYQEMKQDAYMFVSGSKNADGYKAWIYANLLSSKDEEVKKAGRQQSIDEFDWNETLLDRLDKLKDPATFESVFEFKNGIGPDIADSTNGENAVGHLTSDVIMGGNSYTTVRDENKGVIEARIKELNATVS; this is encoded by the coding sequence ATGAAGAAAACGACCAAAAAGATTTCAGCGGCCGCTCTTGCTCTTGTAATGGGTGCGACAGCGTTTACGGGTTGCTCGGGAAGCACGAATTCCACACCCGGAGGAACGGACAGTGCCGCATCAACAACAAGCGGCGGAGCAGCTACCGGCAGTCAGAAGATAATGTCTTCTAACGAAAATGTAAAGAGTGCCGTAGACAACGTTTCTGTAGCGGAAGACTACAAGGATATTAAGGTTGATACGAAACTCAAGTTCATGGCGTGGTATGATATTCAGGAGGCATCGCCTGCGGTAGAGCTTTTCAAGACGCTTTACGGAACTCCTAAGAACAAGCCCGAGGGCTATGAAACAGTGGCTGACGAAAATGTTTTCGTAAATGTTAAGGTTTCCAACTACAACAACAGATACCTTGACCTTGCAAAGCTGGTTCAGTCGGATGAATCACCCGATACATTCCCTTTTGAAACATCCAACTATCCTTACGGAATTTATCAGAACCTTTTCCAGACAATCGACGGTGTTGTTGATACAAATACTGAGGATTGGGTTGATTATAAGCCGATCATAGACAAGTTCAACTGGGGCGGTAAGGTTTATACGCCTATTGTTGACGTAAACCCCGCAACTCTGCTCTGGTACAGAAAGTCCATCATTGAAGAAAACGGCTTTGATGATCCTTGGGAGCTGTTTGAAAAGGGCGAGTGGACTTGGTCAAAGTGCATCGAAATGGCAAGAAAGTTCACAGATCCCGACAACGCAAAGTATGCGTTTGACGGTTACGGCCTTGACCACGCATTTATCGCTACAACAGGTAAGCCCCTTATCGGTCTTGAGAACGGTAAGCTGGTAAGCAACCTCTATGATGCAAACATCGAAAAGTGCATGGATATGCTCCGTACATTCGATGATACTCAGGAACAGCTCCGTTATCCCAGAGAGATAGAAAACAACTGGACACCCAGCTATAATGAATGGGCTGACGGCAATACGCTCTTCATTGAGGACGGCACATGGAGATATGAAGAAACCTGGAGAAAGTTCAAGAAGAAAAACAAGTGGGAAGATGATGAGATAAACTTTGTACCCTTCCCCCAGATGGACGGTGCGGATACATATTATCAGGAAATGAAACAGGACGCTTATATGTTCGTTTCGGGTTCAAAGAATGCTGACGGTTATAAGGCGTGGATATATGCTAACCTGTTATCATCTAAGGATGAGGAAGTAAAGAAGGCAGGAAGACAGCAGTCTATTGATGAGTTCGACTGGAATGAAACACTTCTTGACAGACTTGATAAGCTGAAGGATCCTGCTACATTTGAATCGGTATTTGAGTTCAAGAACGGTATAGGCCCTGATATAGCAGACTCTACAAACGGTGAAAACGCAGTGGGCCATCTCACATCAGACGTTATAATGGGCGGTAATTCGTATACTACAGTCCGTGATGAAAACAAGGGCGTAATTGAAGCAAGAATCAAGGAACTTAACGCTACTGTTTCCTAA